Proteins encoded together in one Anaerotignum propionicum DSM 1682 window:
- a CDS encoding ATP-dependent nuclease yields the protein MYLSSLQIKNFRCFNDDGHIINFNPGLTVLVGENDSGKSAIMDAIRIVLGTTDFGWIRIETNDFFNEDISREISISCKFTSLTPDEQAYFLECLTYEKKGAVNTPCLYLHWKCKYLLSFKPPRPVSSFSTGKDGNGPAPSSEARELLRITYLRALRDAYSDMQAGRHSRLSQIVQNIPGLNQGKSEFQDGMDIHELSLVGITNLSNNLLAAHPSLKSINDDMTEILGKQMLLKKDIIKTRFEVAGSNSNDLQKTLALLEKLDLAVDKNASAMQGKVGLGTSNIMSMACELLLHKEAETEKKSSFLLIEEPEAHVHAQRQLKLIQSLENEAESKQQQIIITTHSPLLASVVKIDNIVMVKEGQVLPLAKGHTMLDDDDYRYLEKYLDATKANLFFARSVIIVEGPGEALLLPTIAKLLGCSFTDFGTSLVDVRSTGLRRYARIFQRSNIDDTWGIKVACVTDRDVMPNCAPGICIDEKYTLDPSTWPKKEDRNWRAEADFTLEEATSHLKNIKQKADGQQVVTYIADHWTLEYDLAFAGLSHSKMQEALIRALVKVSYAKQNWDKKTDDIKTAIKALPTLEDRSSYFYKYFAKKTASKADFAQQFAFELEDAFTGNVSELKSMLPSYLVDAIEYVAGE from the coding sequence ATGTATTTGTCTTCATTACAAATAAAAAATTTTCGGTGTTTTAATGATGATGGGCACATCATTAATTTTAATCCAGGTTTAACTGTTTTGGTAGGAGAAAATGACTCAGGTAAATCGGCTATAATGGACGCTATCAGAATTGTACTTGGAACAACAGATTTCGGCTGGATTCGTATAGAAACAAATGACTTTTTTAATGAGGACATCTCTCGAGAAATTAGTATTAGTTGTAAATTCACTAGTTTGACCCCAGATGAGCAAGCCTACTTCTTGGAATGCTTGACATATGAAAAGAAAGGAGCAGTAAATACGCCTTGTTTGTATTTACACTGGAAATGTAAATATTTATTATCATTTAAACCACCCAGGCCAGTTTCTTCATTTTCTACAGGTAAGGATGGTAATGGCCCTGCCCCATCCTCGGAAGCTCGTGAGCTGCTACGTATTACATATTTAAGAGCCCTGCGTGATGCTTATAGTGATATGCAAGCCGGAAGGCATTCACGTTTATCTCAGATTGTCCAAAACATACCGGGTTTAAATCAAGGAAAAAGTGAGTTTCAAGACGGAATGGATATACATGAATTGTCATTGGTAGGTATTACAAACTTATCAAACAATTTGTTGGCAGCTCATCCCTCTCTTAAGTCAATAAATGATGATATGACAGAAATATTAGGTAAGCAAATGCTCCTAAAAAAAGATATCATCAAAACAAGATTTGAGGTGGCAGGTTCCAATAGCAATGATCTTCAAAAGACATTGGCTCTTTTAGAAAAACTTGACTTGGCGGTCGATAAAAATGCAAGTGCTATGCAAGGTAAAGTTGGATTGGGCACGAGTAATATTATGAGTATGGCATGTGAACTACTTTTACATAAAGAAGCTGAAACGGAAAAGAAATCATCGTTCCTACTTATTGAGGAGCCGGAAGCTCATGTGCATGCCCAGCGGCAACTAAAGTTAATTCAGTCTCTTGAAAATGAAGCAGAAAGCAAGCAACAACAGATAATTATTACAACACATTCACCATTGTTAGCTTCTGTGGTAAAAATAGATAATATTGTAATGGTAAAAGAAGGGCAAGTGCTTCCATTGGCAAAAGGTCATACAATGTTGGATGATGATGATTACAGGTATTTGGAAAAGTATTTGGATGCTACAAAAGCCAACTTGTTTTTTGCACGAAGTGTAATTATTGTAGAAGGGCCTGGAGAAGCTCTGTTACTTCCTACCATAGCCAAATTATTAGGATGTAGCTTTACGGATTTCGGAACTTCATTAGTTGATGTTAGAAGTACAGGTCTGCGTCGCTATGCAAGAATATTCCAACGTTCCAATATTGATGATACTTGGGGCATTAAAGTTGCCTGTGTTACTGATAGAGATGTTATGCCGAACTGTGCTCCTGGTATTTGTATTGACGAAAAGTATACGCTAGATCCGTCAACATGGCCGAAAAAGGAAGACCGTAATTGGAGAGCAGAAGCGGATTTTACGTTGGAAGAAGCGACCTCTCATCTTAAGAATATAAAGCAAAAAGCAGATGGACAACAGGTTGTAACATACATCGCAGATCACTGGACTTTGGAGTATGACTTGGCTTTTGCAGGCTTAAGTCATAGTAAAATGCAAGAGGCTTTAATTAGGGCATTAGTTAAAGTAAGCTACGCTAAGCAAAATTGGGATAAAAAAACAGATGATATTAAGACAGCAATCAAAGCATTACCTACGTTAGAGGATAGATCCTCTTATTTCTATAAATATTTTGCGAAGAAGACCGCATCTAAAGCGGATTTTGCACAACAGTTTGCATTTGAACTTGAAGATGCTTTCACAGGAAATGTAAGTGAGTTAAAATCTATGTTGCCAAGTTATCTAGTGGATGCAATAGAATACGTTGCAGGGGAATAA
- a CDS encoding helix-turn-helix domain-containing protein — protein MNIQDLTEQVANLISLKQEGDHWDFKREWYINKADLLHDIICMANNLSSQDGLIIIGIDEERDYEIQEMVDDSNQKKTQDLVSFLRDKRFAGGIRPTVTVQSILLSEKSIDVIVIHSDRNTPYYLTEQYQGVYANNIYVRIMDTNTPKNSSADINIIETLWKKRFGIDATALERVILYLQSPSDWVDSADESRRYYKYAPEFVIEQISAADDRDGYEFYLFGQYDSRPHWYDINLYYHQTLLDSLGGAALDGGRYFTATPKIEGLSLDGNRMDWDISYKYLIKESIEYIVHKFYITDDMDEEQTSRRRFLECILIFESEIEKVRFDKFVKENYANYNADDFEGMLPHFPNIEGYVMSAFKKDYLNALILKKMLDDFRATF, from the coding sequence ATGAATATACAAGATTTAACCGAGCAGGTTGCCAATTTGATTTCCTTAAAACAAGAAGGAGACCATTGGGATTTTAAACGGGAATGGTATATCAACAAGGCGGATCTTCTGCATGATATTATTTGTATGGCAAATAATTTATCAAGCCAAGACGGCTTGATTATTATCGGTATTGATGAAGAAAGAGATTATGAGATACAAGAAATGGTAGATGATTCTAACCAGAAGAAAACACAAGATTTAGTATCTTTTTTGCGTGACAAGAGATTTGCCGGTGGAATCAGACCCACTGTTACAGTCCAATCAATTCTTTTATCTGAAAAATCTATTGATGTAATAGTCATACATAGTGATCGCAATACTCCGTATTATTTGACGGAACAATATCAGGGAGTTTATGCAAATAACATATATGTTCGCATTATGGATACCAATACGCCGAAAAACTCTTCGGCTGACATTAATATTATTGAAACTCTTTGGAAGAAGCGTTTTGGAATAGATGCGACAGCACTTGAACGTGTCATTCTGTATTTGCAAAGTCCATCAGATTGGGTTGACTCGGCTGATGAATCCAGAAGGTATTATAAGTACGCACCGGAATTTGTAATAGAACAGATCTCGGCTGCAGATGACAGGGACGGTTATGAGTTCTATCTGTTTGGGCAATATGATAGTCGTCCTCACTGGTATGATATCAATCTCTATTATCATCAAACATTATTAGATTCTTTGGGAGGAGCAGCATTAGATGGAGGCCGATATTTCACGGCTACTCCTAAAATAGAAGGGCTATCTTTAGACGGAAATAGAATGGATTGGGATATTAGTTACAAGTATCTCATTAAAGAGTCAATAGAGTATATCGTTCATAAATTTTATATTACTGATGACATGGATGAGGAACAAACATCAAGGAGACGTTTCTTAGAGTGCATACTTATCTTTGAATCAGAGATTGAGAAGGTAAGATTTGATAAATTTGTGAAAGAAAATTATGCTAACTATAATGCTGATGATTTTGAAGGTATGCTTCCACATTTCCCCAATATAGAGGGATATGTAATGAGTGCTTTTAAAAAAGATTATTTAAATGCACTTATTTTGAAAAAAATGTTAGATGACTTTAGGGCCACTTTTTGA
- a CDS encoding helix-turn-helix domain-containing protein, whose product MTIQQLMQDMNMSRYRLSKISGIPWATLADIYSGKTHLDRCGAGTLSKLSKALGLSIEGLLELESEPIETAPDGKPHNKTYLETGLSSSIQKAIKDYLQGEKEQVLHLDCLSDELYGAINADLWSGIITEEQAGYLREKYLGLGGKKDGIHD is encoded by the coding sequence ATGACAATACAACAGCTTATGCAGGACATGAATATGTCCCGCTATCGTTTATCAAAAATCAGCGGGATTCCATGGGCGACTCTCGCAGACATATATTCGGGAAAAACACATCTCGACCGATGCGGAGCAGGAACGCTTTCCAAGTTATCCAAGGCTCTTGGTCTTTCCATTGAGGGACTGCTGGAACTGGAATCTGAACCTATAGAAACCGCACCGGATGGTAAGCCCCATAATAAGACATATCTGGAAACCGGATTATCCAGCAGCATTCAAAAGGCAATCAAGGATTACCTGCAAGGTGAAAAAGAACAGGTTCTGCATCTTGATTGTCTGTCGGATGAATTATATGGAGCCATTAATGCTGACCTTTGGTCAGGTATAATTACAGAGGAACAGGCCGGCTATCTGCGTGAAAAATATCTTGGACTAGGTGGAAAGAAGGATGGAATACATGATTGA